Proteins co-encoded in one Bos taurus isolate L1 Dominette 01449 registration number 42190680 breed Hereford chromosome X, ARS-UCD2.0, whole genome shotgun sequence genomic window:
- the NAP1L3 gene encoding LOW QUALITY PROTEIN: nucleosome assembly protein 1-like 3 (The sequence of the model RefSeq protein was modified relative to this genomic sequence to represent the inferred CDS: inserted 2 bases in 1 codon; deleted 2 bases in 1 codon; substituted 2 bases at 2 genomic stop codons) — translation MAEADPNRVSEPAAQGVDGEMVAISSSDSGDESDSSSSSSSSSCRSSSGRSPFYRSISVPGPSRSVWQAPSGRSFVDQLPRAVRNRVQALRNIQDECDKVDALFLEAIHDLERKYAELNRPLYNRRFQIINAEYEPTEEECEWNLEDEVFSSDEEMQEDXSEMPALEGEEEEDPGSKTEVKGEEYVTPKENSEAKTEEKAESKDALEASPEVKEDPKEALQTKAEDKGQTKAAEAKTRTPGKEAPKRVPEVTPKERALKRACKGKPKREDPKGIPDYXLTVFKNVDKLGPMIQKYDEPILNFLSDVSLTFSKPSRPVSYTFEFCFLPNPYFKTEVLTKRYIIKSKPDSNDPFFSWGWEIQDGKGCKIDWRRGKDVTVTTTQSHTAATGQVETQPRVVPNAEFFNIFSPPEIPTIGKLEPREDAILDEDFEIGQTLHDNVILKSIYYYTGEVNGAYDFGKDYGNRKXQKYKRLHERIFRNLKFQAEVKQVYIALKKPSL, via the exons ATGGCAGAAGCGGATCCTAACAGGGTCTCGGAACCTGCCGCCCAGGGGGTGGATGGAGAGATGGTAGCTATCTCGTCTAGCGATTCTGGGGACGAATCTGACAGCAGCAGTtctagcagcagcagtagttgcAGAAGCAGCAGTGGCCGCAGCCCCTTCTATAGAAGTATAAGTGTACCTGGGCCCTCCAGAAGTGTGTGGCAGGCTCCGTCAGGTAGAAGTTTCGTGGATCAGCTGCCTCGGGCAGTTAGAAATCGTGTGCAGGCTCTCAGAAATATTCAAGACGAATGTGACAAGGTAGACGCCCTATTCTTAGAGGCAATTCACGATCTCGAACGAAAATATGCTGAACTCAATAGGCCTCTGTACAACCGCCGATTTCAAATCATCAACGCAGAATATGAGCCCACGGAAGAAGAATGTGAATGGAATTTGGAGGATGAGGTATTCAGCAGCGATGAAGAGATGCAGGAAGA TAGTGAGATGCCTGCTTTAGAGGGtgaggaagaagaggat cCTGGAAGCAAAACTGAGGTCAAGGGTGAAGAATATGTAACACCAAAAGAAAATTCCGAAGCAAAGACTGAAGAAAAAGCAGAATCCAAAGATGCTCTTGAGGCCAGTCCTGAAGTAAAAGAAGATCCAAAAGAAGCCCTCCAGACAAAGGCAGAAGATAAAGGGCAGACTAAAGCAGCAGAGGCTAAGACGAGGACTCCAGGAAAAGAGGCACCAAAAAGAGTTCCTGAGGTCACGCCTAAAGAAAGAGCTCTTAAAAGGGCTTGCAAAGGAAAGCCTAAAAGAGAAGATCCTAAAGGCATTCCCGACTACTGACTGACTGTGTTCAAGAATGTTGACAAGCTGGGGCCCATGATTCAGAAGTATGATGAGCCCATTCTGAACTTCCTGTCCGATGTTAGCCTGACGTTTTCAAAACCCAGCAGGCCTGTAAGTTACACATTTGAATTTTGCTTTCTACCCAATCCATACTTCAAGACTGAGGTGCTAACCAAGAGATATATAATAAAGTCAAAGCCAGATAGCAATGATCCCTTCTTCTCTTGgggctgggaaatccaagatggCAAAGGCTGTAAGATAGATTGGAGAAGAGGAAAGGATGTCACAGTGACAaccacccaaagtcacacagcagctACTGGACAAGTTGAAACCCAGCCAAGAGTGGTTCCTAATGCAGAATTCTTCAATATCTTTAGCCCTCCTGAGATTCCTACTATCGGAAAGCTTGAACCACGAGAAGATGCAATCCTTGATGAAGATTTTGAAATTGGTCAAACTTTACATGATAACGTCATCCTGAAATCAATCTATTACTATACAGGAGAAGTCAACGGTGCCTATGATTTTGGTAAAGATTATGGAAAcaggaaataacaaaaatataagagGCTGCATGAAAGAATTTTCAGGAATCTCAAATTTCAAGCAGAAGTGAAACAGGTTTATATAGCCTTGAAAAAACCTTCCCTGTAA